In bacterium, one genomic interval encodes:
- a CDS encoding CoA transferase, giving the protein MKPLEGVKVLDLSRVLAGPTVGMILGDLGADVIKVERPGTGDETRGWGPPFAGGESAYYMCANKNKRGMTLNLKSEEAGEILEKLIKRSDVMILNFLPDVLNSLHLTYDEVKKIKPDIIWASVTGFGLTGPKAHKPGYDVLIQGISGLMSITGEPDGEPMKVGVAICDVLTALYTVIAIESALIRRNRTGEGAMIDNSLLESTIASLVNVANNYLIGGIIPKRYGNAHPNIVPYQVFKASDDYIIIGVGNEEQWKRFCKVIEREDLATDPRFETNAKRLENRDVLIPIIEEIIAKRESKYWLEKLDEAHIPAGPINTVDKAINDEQVVYRRFIQEIDHPTAGRIKLMRNPIHFGDIELDIYRHPPLLGEHTKEILLELGYSEEDYLKFKKKGVV; this is encoded by the coding sequence ATGAAACCTCTTGAGGGTGTTAAAGTCCTTGATCTTTCGAGGGTTCTTGCAGGCCCCACAGTGGGTATGATCCTCGGGGATCTTGGAGCAGACGTGATAAAAGTGGAAAGGCCAGGGACAGGTGACGAAACCCGAGGCTGGGGACCACCCTTTGCGGGTGGAGAAAGTGCCTACTACATGTGTGCTAACAAAAATAAAAGGGGAATGACCCTGAATTTAAAGTCCGAAGAGGCCGGAGAAATCCTTGAGAAACTAATTAAACGCAGTGATGTAATGATATTAAACTTTCTACCCGATGTCCTAAATAGCCTGCATTTGACTTATGATGAAGTAAAGAAAATAAAACCCGATATTATCTGGGCCTCAGTAACAGGATTTGGACTTACTGGTCCTAAGGCACATAAACCAGGTTATGATGTTTTAATTCAGGGTATCAGTGGGCTTATGAGCATAACTGGTGAGCCCGATGGAGAACCGATGAAAGTTGGAGTTGCAATTTGCGATGTGCTTACCGCTTTATACACCGTTATTGCGATCGAATCAGCTCTTATACGAAGGAATAGGACAGGTGAAGGTGCAATGATTGATAATTCTTTACTGGAATCAACTATCGCAAGCCTGGTAAATGTTGCAAATAACTATCTAATTGGAGGTATTATACCGAAGAGATATGGTAATGCTCATCCCAATATAGTTCCCTACCAGGTGTTTAAGGCCAGTGATGACTACATAATAATAGGTGTGGGAAATGAAGAACAGTGGAAGCGTTTTTGCAAAGTAATTGAAAGGGAAGATCTTGCCACAGATCCGAGATTTGAAACCAACGCTAAGCGCCTTGAAAACAGGGATGTTCTCATACCCATCATAGAGGAAATCATTGCTAAGCGTGAAAGTAAATACTGGCTTGAGAAGCTTGATGAGGCGCATATCCCAGCTGGTCCTATAAATACTGTGGACAAAGCAATAAACGACGAACAGGTAGTTTACAGGAGATTCATTCAGGAAATTGATCATCCAACGGCAGGCCGTATTAAGTTGATGAGAAACCCGATACACTTCGGAGATATTGAACTGGATATTTACAGGCACCCGCCGTTACTTGGCGAACATACAAAGGAAATTCTTCTGGAACTTGGATATTCGGAGGAAGATTATTTAAAATTTAAAAAGAAAGGAGTTGTATGA
- a CDS encoding FAD/NAD(P)-binding oxidoreductase gives MSEYVLVGSGPASINCALTLRKLRPNLRIKIITDSSFLFVKMAGPSVLKKEIKPSNLVKAPPEGIEIVFNEKVLGVDLERKVVFSSNKEWNYEKLFIGTGSRHRACAFHGAFYPDEFNSMLELRNLILNGRVRKAVIYGFGMVTLELIDILYSYGIVTTVVSSSSYPLSTLVFDELGKRLTAYFSRFARIVLANEIEMFDGKCVYLKDGKQIPCDALIVAKGTVANPLIPEIKVNEFMQTQYEEVFSGGDAVRVRDKITGEFKFMHLNTVAWKTGHYAGLNMGGLRVPFPGATFLSVTKTRNFSVFLYGELKNFDDFKIEERDGSLLCSTFRSGKEVGLFALNREVNFWEFTRFFG, from the coding sequence TTGAGTGAATACGTATTAGTTGGTTCAGGTCCTGCATCCATTAATTGTGCCTTAACTTTAAGAAAATTAAGGCCCAATTTAAGAATTAAAATAATCACTGATTCTTCTTTTCTTTTCGTAAAGATGGCGGGGCCATCGGTTTTGAAAAAAGAAATTAAGCCTTCCAACTTAGTTAAGGCACCACCTGAAGGTATAGAAATTGTGTTCAATGAGAAAGTGCTGGGAGTTGATTTAGAAAGGAAAGTTGTGTTTTCATCGAATAAGGAATGGAACTATGAGAAATTATTTATTGGAACGGGTTCACGACATCGTGCCTGTGCTTTTCACGGAGCTTTTTATCCCGATGAGTTTAACTCAATGCTGGAATTAAGAAACCTCATTTTGAATGGAAGGGTTAGAAAAGCGGTTATATACGGCTTCGGAATGGTAACCCTTGAACTCATTGATATTTTATATTCCTATGGCATTGTTACTACCGTTGTTTCTTCCTCTTCTTATCCCCTGAGCACTCTGGTATTCGATGAACTGGGAAAGAGACTAACTGCTTATTTTTCGCGCTTTGCCAGAATTGTTCTGGCAAACGAAATAGAAATGTTTGATGGGAAATGTGTCTATTTGAAAGACGGAAAACAAATTCCCTGTGATGCATTGATCGTGGCAAAGGGAACCGTTGCAAATCCCCTTATTCCGGAGATTAAGGTGAACGAGTTTATGCAAACGCAGTATGAAGAAGTGTTTTCTGGCGGTGATGCCGTCAGAGTGAGAGATAAAATAACGGGTGAATTCAAATTCATGCACTTGAACACCGTTGCATGGAAGACCGGTCATTATGCGGGTCTAAATATGGGAGGCTTAAGGGTTCCCTTTCCGGGTGCTACCTTCTTATCAGTTACAAAAACAAGAAATTTCAGTGTCTTTCTCTATGGTGAACTCAAAAATTTTGACGATTTTAAGATTGAAGAAAGAGATGGTTCACTCTTATGCAGCACCTTCCGGAGTGGAAAGGAAGTAGGTCTCTTTGCACTAAATAGAGAAGTTAATTTTTGGGAATTCACGCGATTTTTTGGCTAA
- a CDS encoding 2-oxoacid:acceptor oxidoreductase subunit alpha — translation MPWKRIKLPISPGRFLVQGDEAVADGAFCAGMRFYAGYPITPASEVITRVQQRFEESGEGVYFQGEDEIASIAACIGASWTGVKAMTATSGPGFDLMVENLGYAIFTETPLVIVDVQRAGPSTGQAARPSQGDYHQVRYATHGDYEIIVLSPWSCQELFEFGIRAFNLAERYRVPVIILTDEAIGHLREPVVYPEEINIFDREHDPDAPPFSFDEKDAGPMPLIGDGKSLLITGSTHTEWGKRVTQDPEVHRKIVKHLIGKIRNNVSDIFESHEEFIEDAEIVIASYGISSRSGFEAVKRLREKGIKAGFFRFKVIWPMWEKYVKERLSGVKKIFVPEMNAGHLSRELERLVDVEIIPILELGTCVITPEVIVKEVEAHL, via the coding sequence ATGCCGTGGAAAAGAATTAAGTTGCCAATTAGTCCGGGAAGATTTCTGGTTCAGGGTGATGAGGCTGTTGCTGATGGTGCCTTTTGTGCTGGAATGAGATTTTATGCGGGGTATCCTATAACGCCTGCAAGTGAGGTAATTACACGTGTTCAGCAAAGGTTTGAAGAGTCAGGAGAAGGTGTTTACTTTCAAGGTGAAGATGAGATAGCCTCTATAGCAGCCTGCATTGGAGCCTCTTGGACAGGAGTGAAGGCTATGACAGCCACCAGTGGGCCTGGCTTTGATCTTATGGTGGAAAATCTGGGATATGCAATCTTTACTGAGACTCCGCTGGTTATTGTTGACGTTCAGCGAGCGGGTCCTTCCACTGGTCAAGCCGCGCGACCGTCTCAGGGTGACTATCATCAGGTAAGATACGCCACTCATGGAGATTACGAAATAATCGTACTTTCCCCCTGGTCTTGTCAAGAGCTGTTTGAATTTGGAATTAGAGCCTTTAATTTGGCAGAAAGATATAGGGTCCCCGTTATTATTTTGACGGATGAAGCAATTGGACATTTAAGAGAACCGGTGGTTTATCCTGAAGAGATAAATATATTCGATAGAGAGCACGATCCAGATGCTCCACCTTTTAGTTTTGACGAGAAGGACGCAGGCCCGATGCCCCTTATCGGTGACGGTAAGTCACTTTTAATAACTGGATCTACCCATACAGAGTGGGGAAAACGAGTAACACAGGACCCGGAAGTTCACCGAAAGATCGTTAAACATCTTATAGGAAAGATTCGTAATAACGTTTCCGATATCTTTGAATCGCACGAGGAATTCATTGAAGATGCGGAAATAGTCATAGCTTCCTATGGAATCTCATCAAGAAGCGGATTTGAGGCTGTAAAGAGACTGAGAGAAAAGGGTATAAAAGCAGGATTTTTCAGGTTCAAAGTTATATGGCCTATGTGGGAAAAGTATGTAAAGGAAAGGCTTTCCGGTGTGAAAAAGATTTTTGTACCGGAAATGAATGCTGGTCATTTATCGAGAGAGCTTGAAAGGCTGGTTGATGTTGAGATAATTCCCATCTTAGAGCTTGGAACGTGTGTTATAACTCCGGAAGTCATTGTAAAAGAAGTGGAGGCCCATCTATGA
- a CDS encoding carbohydrate binding family 9 domain-containing protein, whose translation MLIFMLILSSALRVPLITEDVKLDGFLEPLWDSALVFSNFKVFEPQDKELPSFATKFYVLQTENSIYVAFRCEQDQVVSRVGLRDVAEGDFVGVYFDTFGRGGSVYFFGVNVAGVQVDRIITGGGKLPDDSWDGVWFSAVRNYNGEYIVEIKIPFKTLQYDLKNPIFRMEATRFITETNERLYLGKYGREWGLNPVDFPIEIELKLPNKSFGFELLPVILVEKDSMEFRLRAGVGSKWSPSNSCH comes from the coding sequence ATGCTAATTTTTATGCTCATCCTATCTTCAGCTTTAAGAGTTCCTTTGATCACGGAAGATGTTAAGCTGGATGGATTTCTTGAACCCTTGTGGGACTCTGCTTTAGTCTTTAGCAATTTTAAAGTATTTGAGCCTCAGGATAAAGAATTACCTTCTTTCGCTACCAAATTTTATGTACTTCAGACGGAAAACTCGATATACGTTGCTTTTAGGTGTGAGCAAGACCAGGTAGTGAGTAGGGTAGGGCTGAGGGATGTAGCAGAAGGTGATTTTGTGGGTGTTTACTTTGATACCTTTGGTAGAGGAGGTAGTGTTTATTTCTTCGGTGTAAATGTGGCGGGAGTGCAGGTCGATCGTATTATCACGGGTGGGGGAAAGTTACCCGATGATAGTTGGGACGGGGTTTGGTTTTCAGCCGTTAGAAACTACAACGGAGAATACATAGTGGAAATAAAAATTCCCTTTAAAACTCTCCAGTATGACCTAAAAAACCCAATTTTTCGCATGGAGGCAACACGGTTTATCACCGAGACTAATGAAAGACTTTATCTTGGTAAGTATGGGAGGGAGTGGGGATTAAATCCCGTTGATTTCCCAATTGAAATTGAGTTAAAATTGCCAAATAAGTCCTTTGGATTTGAACTTTTGCCCGTTATATTGGTGGAAAAAGACAGCATGGAATTCAGGTTAAGAGCGGGAGTAGGTTCAAAATGGTCTCCTTCAAATAGCTGTCATTAA
- a CDS encoding 4Fe-4S dicluster domain-containing protein — MNKRFEIEINHDWCKACYICVKICPKDVFDIAEKESFRGFREVIPTRLEDCIGCMMCENFCPDFAIEVKEIEDAVEKN; from the coding sequence ATGAATAAACGCTTTGAAATAGAAATTAATCACGACTGGTGTAAAGCCTGCTATATCTGTGTTAAGATTTGTCCCAAGGATGTATTCGACATCGCAGAAAAAGAAAGTTTTAGGGGATTTAGAGAAGTAATACCTACAAGGTTGGAAGATTGCATAGGGTGTATGATGTGTGAAAACTTTTGCCCTGATTTTGCAATAGAAGTGAAGGAGATTGAAGATGCCGTGGAAAAGAATTAA
- a CDS encoding sodium:solute symporter family protein encodes MHFSVQFIILFVYFVVVLAIGLLAQKLAKSGTDYLIAGRNLGLLLCTVVVVGEWLGGMSTIGVSERAYATGISSAWYNISTSIGMALFGFLLAKHYRKNHVYTVSEMIEKLYSKEVRTISAIAFLFAYIILGYAQIQTVGSVLASTLNMKFSEGVILGGLLVTIYVTAGGFWSITLTNVIHTFFLYFSIISTFIIGLIKIGGYSGLFSALAEVGKNVEVYKSPFGVGANQVLGWIIGGMFGAFAAQASIQPVFAAKDEKTAKNAALLSALLIFPTGILTATLGMIAATGKFADVPNPKQALPSLLMSPKFVPPWFGGIALAGILAAILSTIAPVMFAISTILVKDIYHNLINKEADERKILKVSRWFTFIVGILLIPLAVFLKGFVLDTGYISYAIRGAAAIIVLAGVYWVVRGKRIPTPNAAIVAMIVGTIVAIAFPIIKYYKPDFNFDKNLWALGTALLSILLVTFIERVVFRRKNL; translated from the coding sequence ATGCACTTTTCAGTTCAGTTTATTATACTTTTTGTTTATTTTGTGGTAGTACTCGCTATTGGCCTTCTCGCACAAAAACTTGCAAAGTCAGGCACAGACTATTTGATTGCTGGGAGGAATCTCGGATTGTTGCTCTGTACAGTGGTGGTTGTAGGGGAATGGCTCGGTGGTATGAGTACCATCGGCGTTTCTGAGAGAGCTTATGCAACGGGTATTTCTTCTGCTTGGTATAACATTTCAACTTCCATCGGGATGGCGTTGTTTGGCTTTCTCCTTGCGAAACACTATAGGAAGAACCATGTATACACCGTATCTGAAATGATTGAAAAGCTTTACAGCAAGGAAGTAAGGACCATTTCAGCAATTGCTTTTCTTTTCGCTTACATAATTCTCGGTTATGCTCAGATCCAGACGGTTGGATCTGTGCTTGCTTCCACCCTTAACATGAAATTTTCAGAGGGGGTTATACTGGGCGGTCTCCTTGTTACGATTTATGTCACGGCGGGTGGGTTCTGGTCTATTACTCTGACTAATGTGATTCATACTTTTTTCCTGTACTTTTCAATAATTTCTACTTTTATCATTGGACTTATAAAAATTGGTGGTTACTCTGGTCTGTTTTCTGCCCTTGCTGAAGTAGGAAAGAATGTGGAAGTTTATAAAAGTCCTTTCGGCGTTGGAGCAAATCAGGTTCTCGGCTGGATAATTGGTGGTATGTTTGGTGCTTTCGCAGCTCAGGCTTCAATTCAGCCGGTTTTCGCTGCAAAAGATGAAAAGACTGCAAAGAATGCTGCTCTTTTAAGCGCATTATTAATCTTCCCAACGGGAATCTTGACCGCGACTCTTGGAATGATTGCAGCAACGGGGAAATTTGCCGATGTGCCAAATCCCAAACAAGCACTGCCAAGCCTTTTAATGTCTCCAAAGTTTGTTCCCCCATGGTTTGGTGGGATAGCTCTCGCTGGCATTCTTGCCGCAATCCTCTCCACTATTGCACCTGTAATGTTTGCTATTTCTACAATTCTTGTGAAAGATATTTATCACAATCTCATTAATAAGGAAGCGGATGAAAGGAAAATTCTAAAGGTTTCTCGGTGGTTTACTTTTATAGTGGGGATACTCCTTATTCCATTAGCCGTATTCCTCAAAGGTTTTGTTCTCGATACAGGTTATATCTCCTATGCCATAAGGGGTGCTGCTGCAATAATTGTTCTTGCCGGTGTTTATTGGGTGGTTAGGGGGAAAAGGATACCCACTCCCAATGCTGCCATTGTCGCTATGATAGTTGGCACTATCGTTGCCATTGCTTTCCCAATCATTAAATATTATAAACCCGATTTTAACTTTGACAAAAATCTCTGGGCACTCGGTACAGCGCTCCTATCCATTCTTCTTGTCACCTTTATTGAGAGAGTCGTATTTAGGAGGAAAAATTTATGA